A genomic segment from Cyprinus carpio isolate SPL01 chromosome A22, ASM1834038v1, whole genome shotgun sequence encodes:
- the tmem161a gene encoding transmembrane protein 161A, protein MALMGVQLVVSLLAVSIMQRMAPHLSFARWLLCNGSLFRFKHPSEGELCALAGKQIPKTSRRDRRQNGHGESKPLTVPKDIDLHLESAPVNVLDALVLRFFVEYQWLIDFAIYATGIYLFTEGYYSVVDASKEVNIASIWCVLTVFFCLRTLYLLMSHYFRSEEGGERSVCLAFGFLSLLIAMLVLVVREDYLEFGLEPGFTSLFDSFEVFAKQHGYEWSVPFTKLSVKLGLAVICAFIGALLAFPGLRLAQTHLDAVEMNGDRPIIQILLHMSFLSPLVILVMWIKPIARDFLGNAPMGKTSVTLLSSSAFNSVRLWTIVVLCVLRLLLTRYHLQAYLNLSQKWVEQMKKEAGRIAAIDIQRKVTRVFCYLTVVTLQYLIPILLVLFSTLALKSLGDFSWGLGTETPGVTPAPILPTAPPPAPRLEDDEDMEDMEEDIQATVAHLTELFAALRGVLTPIFFRGIFAFLTWWVAACQLISSLLGIYFHQYLMHN, encoded by the exons ATG GCTCTGATGGGAGTTCAGTTGGTGGTGAGCTTGCTGGCGGTCAGCATAATGCAAAGAATGGCCCCACATCTCTCCTTTGCACGCTGGCTCTTATGTAACGGCAG CCTTTTCAGGTTCAAACATCCATCTGAAGGAGAGTTGTGCGCCCTGGCAGGGAAACAGATTCCTAAGACCAGCAGGCGAGACAG GAGACAAAATGGACATGGAGAATCCAAGCCGCTTACAGTTCCAAAAGACATTGATCTTCACCTGGAGAGTGCACCTGTAAATGTCTTGGATGCACTCG TTTTGCGGTTCTTTGTGGAGTACCAGTGGCTGATTGACTTCGCCATCTATGCCACAGGGATCTATCTCTTCACTGAAGGCTACTATAGTGTAGTGGATGCCAGCAAGGAAGTAAATATTGCTTCCATCTGGTGTGTGCTGACTGTTTTCTTCTGCTT GAGGACGCTGTATCTTCTCATGAGCCACTACTTTCGCTCTGAGGAGGGTGGCGAGCGCTCGGTGTGTCTGGCTTTCGGCTTCTTATCTCTTCTTATTGCGATGCTGGTTCTTGTAGTGAGAGAAGACTACCTGGAGTTTGGCCTTGAGCCCG gatttaccAGTCTTTTTGACAGTTTCGAGGTCTTTGCCAAACAGCATGGCTATGAGTGGTC tgtTCCCTTCACCAAACTATCAGTCAAGTTGGGTCTGGCTGTCATTTGTGCCTTCATTGGAGCTCTCCTTGCATTCCCTGGATTGCGATTGGCCCAGACTCACCTAGATGCCGTTGAGATGAACGGAGACCGTCCAATCATTCA GATCCTTTTGCACATGAGTTTTCTTTCTCCACTGGTTATTCTTGTAATGTGGATCAAACCCATTGCTAGAGACTTCCTAGGGAACGCCCCCATGGGAAAGACCTCAGTTACCTT ACTTTCTAGTTCTGCCTTTAACTCAGTGCGTCTTTGGACGATAGTGGTGCTGTGTGTTTTGCGGCTGCTGCTCACCCGCTATCACCTGCAAGCCTACCTCAATCTGTCTCAGAAGTGGGTAGAGCAAATGAAGAAAGAGGCGGGGCGTATCGCTGCCATTGACATCCAGAGGAAG GTGACACGAGTTTTCTGCTACTTGACTGTGGTCACCCTCCAGTATCTAATACCCATTCTGCTTGTGCTTTTCTCAACTTTGGCGCTCAAATCTTTAG GTGACTTTTCATGGGGCCTTGGAACAGAGACTCCGGGTGTAACCCCGGCTCCCATACTTCCCACCGCCCCTCCGCCCGCCCCCAGACTGGAAGACGACGAGGATATGGAAGACATGGAGGAGGACATTCAGGCCACTGTAGCTCACCTGACTGAGCTGTTCGCTGCCTTACGCGGGGTCCTCACACCCATTTTCTTCAGGGGCATCTTTGCGTTTCTCACGTGGTGGGTTGCGGCCTGTCAACTCATTAGCAGTCTCTTAGGCATCTACTTCCACCAGTATCTGATGCATAACTGA